The Thermotoga maritima MSB8 region CGTTATTCCTACCGTGATGTGAAACACCACGTTCTCATAAAAGTGAGCGATATCTAAAATTTCCTGTGGAGTCAATGCGAGTCCGTAGATGCTTTTCAAAACGGTTTCATCACCGAAGAAATCCATAGAAACGACGTCAGCCAGCTCCTTTGCAACCTTGGACTTTTGAAACCCCACGTGAAAGTTGTAAAGAAGACCGTGGGATTCTTTCAGCTCCTTCAAATGTTCGTAATACTTTTCAAACGGAATTGAACCATCTGGAAGCATTCCACCGCTTATCAGAAAGCTTCTGTAGCCTTTCTTCACAAGGGCTGGAATTTCATCCACGGAGATCATGTGTCTCAAATAGTGTGCTCCACAGTGAGGGCAGTTGAGCGAACAAAACGCGCCGGTCACGCTCACGGGAATCGTGTGAGATGGATCCACCGTCACGAGTGAAACCTCCTTAACAAAGTCCCACAATATGTTAACACATTAGAGTTAAAATCTTTGAAGGGGGTGATATCATGAGAAAGTTCCTGGTGATCCTTCTGGCTTTGCTGATAACCGCTCTGCTTCTTGGTGCAAGGCTCACCATCCTTCACGTCAACGACACACACGGCCATGCCTGGGCATTCGATGAGTATCGTAATCCCGGAATTGGGGGCCTTGCAACTATCGCAACGATCGTAGAAGAGGTGAAAAGGGAAGTCGAGAGTCAGGGTGGGTACGTGATCTTTCTCCATGCGGGAGACCTGAACACCGGTGTTCCAGAGTCCGATCTTCAGGATGCCATACCGGACATCGTTGGATTCAACATGATGGGACTCAAAGCCATGGCCGTTGGAAACCACGAGTTCGACAATCCAAGGGAAGTACTCGAAAAACAGATGAAATTCGCAGATTTTCCGTTCCTTTCAGCGA contains the following coding sequences:
- a CDS encoding radical SAM protein, whose amino-acid sequence is MTVDPSHTIPVSVTGAFCSLNCPHCGAHYLRHMISVDEIPALVKKGYRSFLISGGMLPDGSIPFEKYYEHLKELKESHGLLYNFHVGFQKSKVAKELADVVSMDFFGDETVLKSIYGLALTPQEILDIAHFYENVVFHITVGITGGKITHEEKALEILSQETDTVVLNVFIPTPGTKFGKSFPPDLQEVVKLFEKARKLFKRVILGCMQPRGEYRKKLQSELKDLVDVITKPVGGTGEFKGCCAFIGRG